The Sesamum indicum cultivar Zhongzhi No. 13 linkage group LG6, S_indicum_v1.0, whole genome shotgun sequence genome has a segment encoding these proteins:
- the LOC105165747 gene encoding uncharacterized protein LOC105165747, with product MGFGAFRSIIRPVSRILLPASRFSPAAKTFSTTSAPELRHHFSPLPRNLTWIPPSSAFHSLTDTRYPKRRPSDKPRRKRASLKPPGPYAWVKCVPGEPILPNQPNDGSVKRRNEKKRIKQHRAFIMAEKRKRKAQLQEAKRKKIMKRVERKMAAVARERAWQERLVELKRIEEEKKKAAMA from the exons ATGGGTTTCGGAGCATTTAGATCCATAATCCGACCCGTATCCAGGATCCTATTACCCGCTTCTCGTTTCTCTCCAGCAGCGAAAACCTTCTCCACCACTTCTGCGCCGGAGCTCCGCCACCACTTCTCCCCCCTCCCTCGCAATCTAACCTGGATTCCTCCGAGCAGTGCCTTCCACAGCCTTACGGATACCAGATACCCGAAACGTAGACCTAGTGACAAGCCTCGCCGGAAAAGAGCCAGCTTGAAACCTCCAG GTCCATATGCGTGGGTGAAATGTGTTCCTGGGGAACCCATTCTTCCGAACCAACCAAACGACGGAAGTGTGAAGCGAAGGAACGAGAAGAAGAGAATCAAACAGCATCGTGCTTTTATAATG GCTGAAAAAAGGAAGCGCAAAGCTCAGTTGCAAGaggctaaaagaaaaaagatcaTGAAAAGGGTGGAGCGGAAAATGGCTGCAGTTGCAAGAGAAAGAGCCTGGCAAGAAAGATTGGTTGAGTTGAAACGGATTgaagaggagaagaagaaagcagCTATGGCTTGA
- the LOC105165748 gene encoding 3-epi-6-deoxocathasterone 23-monooxygenase, translated as MGCLISDSWVVVVLFLPVLWVFYKVWMMMRRNEVERNGGGFAVPRGSWGWPLIGETLEFIACGYTSKPVSFMDKRKSLYGNVFRTHILGKAIVVSTDAEVNRMILQNHGNAFIPCYPKSITELLGKSSILQMNGSLHKRVHALIGVFLKSPQFKSRITRDIENVVRFSLSNWMNKSCQVYVQDETKKITFEILVRVLLSVGPGEEMNFLKREFEEFIKGLICLPIKLPGTRLYKSLKAKERLLKMVNKIIKERKNAMEKTEESGPPNDAIDVLLRDTGDSDEMQQHRLPLDFISGNIIEMMIPGEETVPTAMTLAVKFLVDNPVALAHLLDENMELKTRKDQTCEEYSWTDYMSLPFTQDVISETLRLANIINAVWRKALKDVKIKGYLIPKGWCVLASFSSIHMDEMNYENPYEFDPWRWKKVGAAISSNIFTPFGGGQRLCPGLELSRLEISIFLHHLVTTYRWAAEKDEIIYFPTVRMKRKLPITIMPLQQ; from the exons ATGGGATGTCTGATTTCGGACAGTTGGGTTGTGGTGGTTCTATTCTTGCCggttttgtgggttttttaTAAGGTATGGATGATGATGAGAAGGAATGAAGTGGAGAGAAATGGAGGGGGTTTTGCTGTTCCGAGAGGGAGTTGGGGTTGGCCGTTGATAGGAGAGACGCTGGAGTTCATAGCATGTGGTTATACCTCAAAACCTGTCAGCTTCATGGACAAGCGTAAATCTCT GTACGGGAATGTCTTCAGAACTCACATTTTGGGGAAGGCAATAGTAGTGTCTACCGACGCTGAAGTGAACAGAATGATTTTGCAGAACCATGGGAATGCTTTTATACCTTGTTATCCCAAGTCTATCACTGAACTTCTAGGGAAATCCTCGATACTGCAAATGAACGGGTCATTGCACAAGAGAGTGCATGCCCTTATCGGAGTTTTCTTGAAATCGCCACAATTCAAGTCCCGAATCACTAGAGACATAGAGAATGTTGTCCGCTTCTCCTTATCGAATTGGATGAACAAAAGTTGCCAAGTTTATGTTCAAGATGAAACCAAAAAG AttacatttgaaattttagtccGGGTGCTATTGAGTGTCGGCCCAGGTGAAGAAATGAACTTCCTGAAGAGGGAATTCGAGGAATTCATCAAAGGCCTAATTTGTCTGCCGATTAAGCTCCCCGGAACACGACTGTATAAGTCTTTGAAG GCAAAGGAGAGACTGTTGAAAATggttaacaaaattataaaggaGAGGAAAAATGCAATGGAGAAAACAGAAGAAAGTGGGCCACCAAACGACGCAATTGATGTGCTACTACGTGACACTGGGGACTCTGACGAGATGCAGCAGCATCGACTCCCATTGGATTTTATCAGTGGGAACATAATAGAAATGATGATTCCGGGAGAAGAGACTGTGCCGACAGCCATGACACTAGCGGTTAAATTTCTGGTCGACAACCCTGTCGCCTTAGCCCATTTGTTG GATGAGAACATGGAACTTAAGACCAGAAAGGATCAGACATGTGAAGAATATTCTTGGACAGATTACATGTCTTTGCCATTTACTCAAGAT GTTATCAGTGAAACTCTTAGACTGGCAAACATCATCAACGCGGTGTGGAGAAAAGCTCTCAAGGATGTCAAAATAAAAG GTTACTTGATACCTAAAGGATGGTGCGTTTTGGCATCGTTCAGCTCCATTCACATGGATGAGATGAATTACGAAAACCCTTATGAATTTGATCCGTGGAGATGGAAG AAAGTCGGAGCCGCCATAAGTAGCAATATTTTTACGCCGTTTGGTGGAGGGCAGAGGCTATGTCCCGGTCTGGAACTCTCGAGGCTTGAAATCTCGAtttttcttcatcatcttGTTACGACTTATAG ATGGGCTGCCGAGAAGGACGAAATAATCTACTTCCCGACGGTCAGAATGAAGAGGAAGCTTCCCATCACCATCATGCCCCTACAGCAATGA
- the LOC105165860 gene encoding CDK5RAP1-like protein (The sequence of the model RefSeq protein was modified relative to this genomic sequence to represent the inferred CDS: added 4 bases not found in genome assembly): MASSSLTSSLSSVLNQQHCMKIPNKCSLLSLRFFSLKPHKLSQSADPRIFCCRRTLGRSSASALSHRFSRSFSQSRSQSPVSSGSKFSDIPSLHNFMPKATAAVTDAGVSDPQLDLVSSSDVLPRGRIYHETYGCQMNVNDMEIVLSIMKKAGYSELVEVPESAEIIFINTCAIRDNAEQKVWQRLNYFWFLKRHWKSNVATGRSQSLHPPKVVVLGCMAERLKEKILDADKMVDVVCGPDAYRDLPRLLDDVDSGHKGINTLLSLEETYADINPVRISKNSISAFVSVMRGCNNMCSFCIVPFTRGRERSRPVESIVREVAELWKEGVKEVTLLGQNVNSYNDTSAVEEVESGVNWKYSNGFSSMCKVKNMGLRFADLLDRLATEFPDMRFRYTSPHPKDFPDELLYVMRDRYNICKSIHLPAQSGSSTVLERMRRGYTREAYLDLVEKIRTIVPDMGISSDFICGFCGETEEDHQDTLSLIRAVGYDMAYMFAYSMREKTHAHRNYVDDVPDSVKQRRLTELIEAFRESTGQCYDSKIGSVQLVLVEGPNKRAPDTELIGKSDRGHRVSFTNLPVQDRNDHNIKRNPEVGDYVEVRISKSTRASLHGEALAITKLSSFYAEMHEEPLANCC; this comes from the exons ATGGCGTCGTCCTCTCTaacttcttctctctcttcgGTTTTGAATCAGCAGCACTGCATGAAAATCCCTAATAAGTGCTCACTGCTAAGCCTCAGGTTCTTCTCTTTGAAGCCGCACAAGTTGTCGCAGTCGGCCGACCCTCGTATCTTCTGCTGCCGCCGAACACTGGGACGGAGCTCCGCTTCGGCTTTGTCTCATAGATTCTCCAGAAGCTTCTCGCAGTCTCGGTCTCAATCTCCGGTTTCCAGTGGGAGCAAGTTCTCAGATATTCCGAGTCTCCATAATTTCATGCCCAAAGCCACAGCCGCTGTCACTGATGCTGGCGTCTCGGATCCGCAGCTGGA CTTGGTGAGTTCATCTGATGTTCTTCCAAGAGGTCGTATATACCATGAAACTTATGGATGTCAGATGAATGTCAATGATATGGAGATTGTTCTATCAATCATGAAGAAAGCTGGATATAGTGAACTGGTTGAGGTTCCTGAGAGTGCAGAAATCATATTCATTAATACTTGTGCAATCAGAGATAATGCAGAACAAAAGGTGTGGCAGagacttaattatttttggtttctgAAAAGGCATTGGAAAAGTAATGTTGCTACAGGAAGGTCACAGTCCCTGCACCCTCCAAAAGTAGTTGTACTGGGGTGTATGGCTGAGAGGCTGAAAGAGAAGATATTGGATGCAGATAAGATGGTTGATGTCGTCTGTGGGCCTGATGCTTATAGAGACTTGCCAAGACTGTTAGATGACGTAGACTCAGGCCATAAAGGGATCAATACACTTCTCTCCCTTGAAGAAACCTATGCTGACATAAATCCAGTGCGTATCTCAAAGAATTCAATAAGTGCATTTGTCTCTGTAATGAGGGGTTGCAATAATATGTGTTCATTTTGCATTGTTCCTTTCACCAGAGGCAGAGAGCGATCACGTCCTGTGGAGTCCATTGTTAGAGAGGTGGCAGAGCTTTGGAAGGAAGGCGTGAAAGAAGTAACTCTTCTTGGACAAAATGTGAATAGTTATAATGACACATCAGCTGTGGAAGAGGTTGAATCTGGAGTGAACTGGAAGTATAGCAATGGCTTTTCCAGCATGTGCAAAGTCAAGAATATGGGTTTACGCTTTGCTGATCTGCTTGACAGACTTGCAACAGAATTTCCAGATATGCGATTCAGATATACTTCTCCTCACCCAAAAGATTTTCCAGATGAGTTGTTGTATGTCATGCGAGACAGATATAATATCTGCAAAAGCATCCATTTGCCTGCACAATCAGGCAGCAGTACAGTACTAGAAAGGATGCGCAGGGGATATACACGAGAAGCATACCTAGATCTTGTTGAAAAGATCCGTACTATAGTTCCTGATATGGGGATAAGCAGTGATTTCATATGCG GTTTTTGCGGCGAAACAGAGGAAGACCATCAGGACACTTTAAGCCTAATTAGGGCCGTCGGCTATGATATGGCATACATGTTTGCTTACAGCATGAGGGAGAAAACCCATGCCCACAGGAACTACGTTGATGATGTTCCTGACAGTGTAAAGCAGAGGAGGTTAACAGAACTTATTGAAGCTTTCCGGGAGAGCACAGGTCAATGCTATGACTCAAAAATTGGGTCTGTCCAACTTGTATTAGTCGAAGGGCCCAACAAGAGAGCACCCGACACAGAGCTCATTGGCAAGAGTGATAGGGGCCACAGGGTATCATTTACTAATCTTCCAGTTCAGGATAGAAACGACCACAATATCAAGCGGAATCCAGAGGTTGGTGATTATGTGGAAGTTCGCATATCAAAATCAACTAGGGCGTCTCTTCATGGAGAAGCACTTGCCATCACCAAATTGAGCTCATTCTATGCTGAGATGCATGAAGAACCTCTTGCTAACTGCTG